Proteins from one Nicotiana tabacum cultivar K326 chromosome 23, ASM71507v2, whole genome shotgun sequence genomic window:
- the LOC107807213 gene encoding rhomboid-like protein 11, chloroplastic: MKQLQHLQYQHHLGLKQNVYLHKLFMPMALPLSTALPLIPHPKLPLKLKTSSITPTTSSRLLCKFNDSDMTTQLEILKPEGKKPEKRVNGIFWILLINLGIYVADHVFQVRAVKVLYLYHNWPAWYQFVTATFCHFNWNHLSSNLFFLYIFGKLVEEEEGNFGLWLSYIVTGAGANLVSWLILPRNAVSVGSSGAVFGLFAISVLVKMSWDWRKILEVLVLGQFVIERVMEAAQASTGLAGGIRGGSALQNVNHIAHLSGALIGVALIWLLSGISSQATEPDARNNKK; encoded by the exons ATGAAACAACTTCAGCATCTTCAGTATCAGCACCATCTGGGGCTCAAACAAAATGTTTATCTCCACAAATTATTCATGCCCATGGCGTTGCCACTATCGACAGCACTTCCATTAATTCCTCATCCTAAACTTCCCCTTAAACTCAAAACTTCATCTATTACCCCAACCACCTCATCTCGCCTTCTCTGCAAATTCAATGATTCCG ATATGACCACACAGCTGGAAATTCTGAAGCCTGAGGGGAAGAAGCCAGAGAAGCGTGTCAACGGGATATTCTGGATTCTACTTATTAACCTTGGAATATACGTAGCAGATCATGTCTTCCAG GTTCGGGCAGTAAAAGTATTATACTTGTACCACAATTGGCCTGCTTGGTACCAGTTTGTGACTGCAACATTCTGTCATTTTAACTG GAACCACCTCTCAAGCAACCTTTTCTTTCTGTATATTTTTG GAAAACTCGTTGAAGAGGAGGAAGGAAACTTTGGATTGTGGCTTTCTTATATAGTAACTGGAGCTGGAGCTAACCTTGTCTCGTGGCTGATTCTGCCAAGAAATGCTGTCTCTGTTGGTTCATCTGGTGCAGTGTTTGGACTCTTTGCTATTAGTGTACTTgtgaag ATGTCTTGGGACTGGAGAAAGATTCTTGAAGTACTTGTATTGGGCCAGTTTGTTATAGAAAGG GTGATGGAAGCAGCCCAAGCTTCAACAGGATTAGCGGGAGGCATTCGTGGAGGGTCTGCCCTACAAAATGTTAATCACATTGCACATCTCTCCGGCGCCCTAATTGGTGTTGCTTTGATATGGCTGCTGAGTGGAATTTCTTCACAAGCCACTGAGCCGGATGCGCGGAACAATAAAAAGTGA
- the LOC107807211 gene encoding GCN5-related N-acetyltransferase 8-like, with protein MANYHNLSNVFTTTETSLSNTLFKSPPFHSFTALILEISPNPFPNTMAQELNVIKNNTINLETPIFDPEFETFRSRFNSDHIYVAGHVLVYPSYNGFFEKPGLYLDQLFVRTCYRGLGFGKMLFSAVASQAANNGMGMVDWLVADWNEKSMKFYDKMGAHYIPQYKLCKLYGEKLQQYANISP; from the coding sequence ATGGCAAATTACCATAACCTGTCAAATGTCTTCACTACTACAGAGACTTCTCTTTCCAACACCTTATTCAAATCCCCACCTTTCCATTCTTTTACTGCCCTCATCCTAGAAATTTCTCCCAACCCATTTCCTAATACCATGGCCCAAGAACTCAATGTCATCAAGAATAATACTATCAATCTTGAGACCCCGATTTTCGACCCGGAATTTGAGACTTTCAGGTCCAGATTTAATAGTGATCATATATATGTAGCGGGTCATGTGCTGGTTTATCCAAGCTACAACGGTTTCTTTGAGAAACCTGGTCTATATTTGGACCAGTTGTTTGTGAGGACGTGTTATAGGGGtttgggttttgggaaaatgtTATTTTCTGCTGTTGCATCGCAGGCTGCAAATAATGGAATGGGGATGGTTGATTGGCTGGTGGCTGATTGGAATGAAAAGAGTATGAAATTTTACGACAAAATGGGAGCTCATTACATTCCTCAATATAAACTTTGCAAATTGTATGGTGAGAAGCTTCAACAGTATGCCAACATCTCTCCTTAA